Proteins encoded in a region of the Strix aluco isolate bStrAlu1 chromosome 26, bStrAlu1.hap1, whole genome shotgun sequence genome:
- the IL22RA1 gene encoding interleukin-22 receptor subunit alpha-1: MKQFLIVLAVFSVVGIVTTQKSSCLKRATFSSTNFENILTWETEADIPPGTVFDVQYKQYGEKSWLNKLECQSITQLFCNLTRETENFMEHYYARVRATGQDYCSSNWVRSERFEPRKETIIGAPEVEYIPYVRSIKFLIRPPYTPLRGEDDHQLTIEDIYSKFGAVDYHLTIFNQRTHQKWTKNEHNKEFEVSNLDPDTEYNGTIYIYLLQRSSKSQVFWVKTLADNTWLLYCFVALAFCAGLVFAAISYVIYKYVKQHSAQPMSLDFRGISSFQPLTLTVEHIIKPINLSKPSLLIPEVQLPQISQYLDRALEPPWSFRPPEAAYQQQMDVLTFQLPAQPPCLATTAPAGYAPHAAERSVPTAAASNVLPLTYGVCVEGTDHVDKKNLQPNQMLKEVSPDSFVGGKLITQMLGKSCSHWNYKEQRPNLALWDSSDTRESGLLQGSPGQTQQLLLQTDGMESKVHVSQLSLSLLEQGGCYRRQTAELPLLLSSVKVDTDSVPEDESLSSLPATLLFSVGTGNNFPGENTTERWMLPDSFSHSINKLQLPETQETEMLTATKELGCTKLNNSVSQDTISDPDNGTPLTMLFKDLDLKVLWHQDENTEFY; encoded by the exons ATGAAGCAATTTCTGATCGTCTTGGCTGTATTTTCAGTGGTCG GCATTGTGACTACACAGAAGTCATCATGTCTGAAACGTGCAACATTTTCTTCTACAAACTTTGAGAACATCCTGACATGGGAAACTGAAGCAGATATTCCCCCTGGCACTGTATTTGATGTCCAATATAAACA GTATGGAGAAAAGTCCTGGCTTAACAAGCTTGAGTGCCAGAGTATCACACAACTTTTCTGCAATCTCACTCGTGAAACAGAAAACTTCATGGAGCATTACTACGCCAGGGTGAGGGCCACTGGCCAGGACTACTGCTCCTCCAACTGGGTGCGCTCAGAAAGATTTGAACCCAGAAAAGAGA CTATTATTGGAGCACCAGAAGTGGAGTATATTCCTTATGTACGGTCCATAAAGTTTCTTATACGCCCTCCCTATACTCCGCTGAGAGGTGAGGATGACCACCAGCTAACCATAGAGGACATTTATAGCAAATTTGGTGCTGTTGATTATCACTTAACAATATTCAACCAAAGGACACACCAAAAG tgGACAAAGAATGAGCACAACAAAGAATTTGAAGTTTCCAACTTGGACCCAGACACTGAATATAATGgaacaatatatatatatctcctccagagaagcagcaaatctCAAGTATTTTGGGTGAAAACACTAGCAG ACAACACGTGGCTCCTCTACTGTTTCGTGGCACTCGCATTCTGTGCTGGACTGGTGTTTGCTGCAATTAGTTACGTGATCTACAAATACGTCAAGCAACACAGTGCACAGCCTATGTCTTTG GACTTCAGAGGGATTTCATCGTTCCAGCCTCTTACACTGACAGTGGAGCATATTATAAAGCCCATTAATTTATCCAAACCTTCACTTCTCATCCCTGAAGTGCAGTTACCACAGATCAGCCAATATTTGGACAGAGCACTGGAACCACCATGGTCTTTCCGTCCACCAGAAGCTGCCTATCAGCAACAGATGGATGTCCTGACATTCCAGCTGCCCGCTCAGCCACCCTGCTTGGCCACCACAGCTCCTGCTGGTTATGCTCCTCACGCAGCTGAGCGAAGCGTTCCTACTGCCGCGGCCAGCAACGTTCTGCCCCTAACCTATGGGGTGTGTGTCGAAGGCACAGACCATGTTGACAAGAAGAATTTGCAGCCAAACCAAATGCTAAAGGAAGTTTCTCCAGATAGTTTTGTTGGTGGAAAGCTCATAACCCAGATGCTGGGCAAGAGCTGCAGCCATTGGAATTACAAAGAACAGAGGCCGAACTTGGCATTGTGGGACAGCAGTGACACAAGAGAGTCAGGTCTCTTACAGGGGAGCCCTGGGCAAACACAGCAACTGCTGCTGCAGACTGATGGGATGGAAAGTAAAGTGCATGTGTCCCAGCTGTCACTGTCTTTGCTGGAACAAGGAGGATGCTATAGGCGACAGACAGCAGAACTCCCACTGTTATTGTCTTCAGTGAAAGTTGACACAGACTCTGTTCCAGAGGATGAATCGCTGTCATCTCTACCAGCAACCCTCCTTTTCTCAGTTGGTACTGGTAACAACTTCCCTGGAGAGAACACCACAGAGCGGTGGATGTTGCCAGATTCATTCTCACATTCTATAAATAAACTGCAGCTCCCAGAGActcaagaaacagaaatgttaacaGCAACAAAGGAGCTAGGCTGCACAAAACTGAATAACAGTGTGTCCCAAGACACAATCTCAGACCCGGACAATGGCACTCCTCTCACTATGCTGTTCAAAGATTTGGATTTAAAAGTACTGTGGCATCAGgatgaaaacacagaattttattAG
- the IFNLR1 gene encoding interferon lambda receptor 1 isoform X2, whose amino-acid sequence MFAWRVRVLMALCFLRQTRGQVQPPPPQNVTLLSKDFDMILTWTPGEGSPPDVTYTVSEEHMDKWIKVPHCKNIHRTSCNLTCVLPNLFVKVRARVKAVSGLFQSPWVESQSKEYHLDVELAPPLLNVDVKENLIHVNASFPLATCVESFFWMYDLNLWEAGSEDKKQYEHILRKTTVTINTTALRGNYCLSARSSFQNTGFKYSKFSQPMCVLLNHKAVEWKLPSSATIPVFVLPILLTSAFIICLLKQDAKRKKMPHALDLSHLKAAGPAFHCELSEKEFFRDYLICTEKPVSQRKTNKALAGNNLPWMASFPSSLSSSSLSSSSSSSEEEDDSSTFIPYTEMLKFPRKHLNCQTSRTAQEETSLDSGSGGLSVDSESVLDLSTLGFSFFPMIKNEVDTSGSHGNEKASLSRSSSLGRISLPDVRLPGPGEHGQHDTDRDECLEMTPLQPLMEGICAKLPANEHYLHRKAHHFTKYYQKPVVDPHVQTGEGSQLSEDPSTELLISFQTLQVAEDEGIASDCDSGNFTEGTPPTSMVLSDAFEISNTEEKYDQKFKFKGYEHTHYMGRS is encoded by the exons ATGTTTGCCTGGAGAGTCAGAGTCCTGATGGCACTGTGCTTCCTGCGGCAGACTAGAG GTCAAGTTCAACCTCCCCCTCCTCAAAATGTTACGCTACTGTCAAAGGATTTTGACATGATTTTGACATGGACTCCAGGAGAAGGCTCTCCACCAGATGTGACATACACTGTGAG cGAGGAACACATGGACAAATGGATAAAGGTTCCTCACTGCAAAAATATTCACAGAACCTCTTGCAACCTGACTTGTGTGCTTCCAAACTTATTTGTTAAAGTCCGGGCTCGAGTAAAAGCTGTTTCTGGACTATTCCAGTCACCGTGGGTAGAATCACAATCCAAGGAATATCATTTGGATG TGGAACTGGCTCCCCCACTGCTAAATGTGGATGTCAAGGAGAACTTAATCCATGTGAATGCTTCCTTCCCTTTGGCCACCTGTGTGGAGAGTTTCTTTTGGATGTATGACTTGAACCTTTGGGAAGCTGGATCTGAAGACAAG AAGCAATACGAACATATCCTTAGGAAGACTACAGTGACTATCAATACCACTGCACTCAGAGGCAATTACTGCTTAAGTGCCAGATCTTCCTTCCAAAACACTGGCTTCAAGTACAGCAAATTCTCCCAACCCATGTGTGTGCTATTAAACCACAAAG caGTGGAATGGAAGCTCCCATCTTCTGCTACGATCCCTGTGTttgtcctccccatccttctGACAAGTGCTTTCATCATCTGTTTGCTGAAACAAGATGCTAAGCGAAAGAAGATGCCTCATGCTCTG GATTTATCTCATTTAAAGGCTGCTGGACCAGCCTTTCACTGTGAGCTCAgtgaaaaggaatttttcaggGACTATCTTATCTGCACAGAGAAGCCAGTATCACAAAGGAAGACAAACAAAGCCTTAGCAGGAAACAACCTACCATGGATGGCTTCTTTCCCCtcatcattatcatcatcatcattatcatcatcatcatcatcatcagagGAAGAAGATGACAGTAGTACTTTCATCCCATACACTGAAATGCTTAAGTTTCCAAGGAAACATCTCAACTGTCAGACATCCAGAACAGCTCAGGAAGAAACTAGTTTGGACTCTGGATCTGGAGGTCTCTCTGTGGATAGTGAATCTGTGCTTGACCTAAGTACTTtgggtttctctttctttccaatGATAAAGAATGAGGTGGACACCTCAGGATCCCACGGAAACGAGAAGGCATCCCTTTCTCGAAGTTCCTCTTTGGGAAGAATATCCCTCCCTGATGTGAGATTGCCAGGTCCCGGGGAGCATGGCCAGCATGATACAGACAGGGATGAATGCCTGGAAATGACCCCTCTTCAACCACTGATGGAGGGGATCTGTGCCAAACTTCCAGCCAATGAGCACTACCTGCATAGGAAGGCTCATCATTTCACCAAGTATTACCAGAAACCAGTAGTTGATCCACATGTCCAGACTGGTGAGGGATCCCAGCTCAGCGAGGATCCCAGCACCGAGCTGCTCATTTCCTTTCAGACATTACAGGTGGCAGAAGATGAAGGTATTGCAAGTGACTGTGACAGCGGTAATTTCACAGAAGGGACACCTCCCACATCCATGGTGCTAAGTGACGCGTTTGAAATTTCAAATACGGAGGAAAAATACGATCAGAAGTTTAAATTCAAAGGCTACGAGCACACACATTACATGGGAAGGAGCTAG
- the IFNLR1 gene encoding interferon lambda receptor 1 isoform X1 encodes MFAWRVRVLMALCFLRQTRGQVQPPPPQNVTLLSKDFDMILTWTPGEGSPPDVTYTVRYESEEHMDKWIKVPHCKNIHRTSCNLTCVLPNLFVKVRARVKAVSGLFQSPWVESQSKEYHLDVELAPPLLNVDVKENLIHVNASFPLATCVESFFWMYDLNLWEAGSEDKKQYEHILRKTTVTINTTALRGNYCLSARSSFQNTGFKYSKFSQPMCVLLNHKAVEWKLPSSATIPVFVLPILLTSAFIICLLKQDAKRKKMPHALDLSHLKAAGPAFHCELSEKEFFRDYLICTEKPVSQRKTNKALAGNNLPWMASFPSSLSSSSLSSSSSSSEEEDDSSTFIPYTEMLKFPRKHLNCQTSRTAQEETSLDSGSGGLSVDSESVLDLSTLGFSFFPMIKNEVDTSGSHGNEKASLSRSSSLGRISLPDVRLPGPGEHGQHDTDRDECLEMTPLQPLMEGICAKLPANEHYLHRKAHHFTKYYQKPVVDPHVQTGEGSQLSEDPSTELLISFQTLQVAEDEGIASDCDSGNFTEGTPPTSMVLSDAFEISNTEEKYDQKFKFKGYEHTHYMGRS; translated from the exons ATGTTTGCCTGGAGAGTCAGAGTCCTGATGGCACTGTGCTTCCTGCGGCAGACTAGAG GTCAAGTTCAACCTCCCCCTCCTCAAAATGTTACGCTACTGTCAAAGGATTTTGACATGATTTTGACATGGACTCCAGGAGAAGGCTCTCCACCAGATGTGACATACACTGTGAGGTATGAAAG cGAGGAACACATGGACAAATGGATAAAGGTTCCTCACTGCAAAAATATTCACAGAACCTCTTGCAACCTGACTTGTGTGCTTCCAAACTTATTTGTTAAAGTCCGGGCTCGAGTAAAAGCTGTTTCTGGACTATTCCAGTCACCGTGGGTAGAATCACAATCCAAGGAATATCATTTGGATG TGGAACTGGCTCCCCCACTGCTAAATGTGGATGTCAAGGAGAACTTAATCCATGTGAATGCTTCCTTCCCTTTGGCCACCTGTGTGGAGAGTTTCTTTTGGATGTATGACTTGAACCTTTGGGAAGCTGGATCTGAAGACAAG AAGCAATACGAACATATCCTTAGGAAGACTACAGTGACTATCAATACCACTGCACTCAGAGGCAATTACTGCTTAAGTGCCAGATCTTCCTTCCAAAACACTGGCTTCAAGTACAGCAAATTCTCCCAACCCATGTGTGTGCTATTAAACCACAAAG caGTGGAATGGAAGCTCCCATCTTCTGCTACGATCCCTGTGTttgtcctccccatccttctGACAAGTGCTTTCATCATCTGTTTGCTGAAACAAGATGCTAAGCGAAAGAAGATGCCTCATGCTCTG GATTTATCTCATTTAAAGGCTGCTGGACCAGCCTTTCACTGTGAGCTCAgtgaaaaggaatttttcaggGACTATCTTATCTGCACAGAGAAGCCAGTATCACAAAGGAAGACAAACAAAGCCTTAGCAGGAAACAACCTACCATGGATGGCTTCTTTCCCCtcatcattatcatcatcatcattatcatcatcatcatcatcatcagagGAAGAAGATGACAGTAGTACTTTCATCCCATACACTGAAATGCTTAAGTTTCCAAGGAAACATCTCAACTGTCAGACATCCAGAACAGCTCAGGAAGAAACTAGTTTGGACTCTGGATCTGGAGGTCTCTCTGTGGATAGTGAATCTGTGCTTGACCTAAGTACTTtgggtttctctttctttccaatGATAAAGAATGAGGTGGACACCTCAGGATCCCACGGAAACGAGAAGGCATCCCTTTCTCGAAGTTCCTCTTTGGGAAGAATATCCCTCCCTGATGTGAGATTGCCAGGTCCCGGGGAGCATGGCCAGCATGATACAGACAGGGATGAATGCCTGGAAATGACCCCTCTTCAACCACTGATGGAGGGGATCTGTGCCAAACTTCCAGCCAATGAGCACTACCTGCATAGGAAGGCTCATCATTTCACCAAGTATTACCAGAAACCAGTAGTTGATCCACATGTCCAGACTGGTGAGGGATCCCAGCTCAGCGAGGATCCCAGCACCGAGCTGCTCATTTCCTTTCAGACATTACAGGTGGCAGAAGATGAAGGTATTGCAAGTGACTGTGACAGCGGTAATTTCACAGAAGGGACACCTCCCACATCCATGGTGCTAAGTGACGCGTTTGAAATTTCAAATACGGAGGAAAAATACGATCAGAAGTTTAAATTCAAAGGCTACGAGCACACACATTACATGGGAAGGAGCTAG